The Anaerolineales bacterium region ACTTCCACGGGAAGGCGCCGAGGATCAAGCGCTTGTTGTGCAAGGCGGGATTGCCGATCTCGCCGCCGAGGTTCTCGACATGGAAGCAGTCATGCGGGAAGAGTGCGTTGTGAGTGAGCTGGTAGGCCTCAGCAGGAAACATCTCGTCGACTTTCTCGGAGCTGCCTAGCTTCTTCTCAACCAGCTTACGTACCTTGGCCCAGTGCTCCAGCCCGCCCTTGCCGAGGAAGCGGCCGATGGGCAGGTTCATGGGGTGGTCAGTGGAGATCATGTCCACGCCCCAGAGGTGGATCTTTTTGTCGAGCAGCCATTCACAGATGCTGTGGTGCGGACCGGGATGGCGCTGGATGTAACGCTCCTCGTCACCCTCAGGGCTATAGAAGGAGTACTTGTGCCAGCCGGTGTGAATGAACAGGATGTCGCCGTTCTTAATCTCGGCTTTCTTCTCGATCAT contains the following coding sequences:
- a CDS encoding cyclase family protein, with the protein product MKIHDLSQPLNQDASFWPFYPPFEVKYIKRKSEHGVNAQYIMTSNHMGTHLDAPKHFVTNGKTIDQLPLDWLYGEGVIVDLSKELDDLDVFTPEMIEKKAEIKNGDILFIHTGWHKYSFYSPEGDEERYIQRHPGPHHSICEWLLDKKIHLWGVDMISTDHPMNLPIGRFLGKGGLEHWAKVRKLVEKKLGSSEKVDEMFPAEAYQLTHNALFPHDCFHVENLGGEIGNPALHNKRLILGAFPWKFQGGEAAFCRAVAFTQE